Part of the Leptolyngbya sp. BL0902 genome, CCGCCAACGTCACCATTGCCATCGGCAACGACGGCCAAAGCAGCACGGATGCCACCAGCCTCACCTTCACCGCCGCCAACTGGAACGTGGCCCAAACCGTCACCGTATCCGCTGTGGATGATGCGGTGGCCGAAGGCAATCACAGCAGCACCCTCACCCACACCGCCACCAGCGCCGATGCGTTCTATAACGGCATTGCCATCGGTTCCGTCACCGCTGCCATCACCGATAACGACACCGCAGGCGTCATCATCACCCAAAGCGGCGGCAGCACCACCCTCACCGAAGGCAGCGCAACCGACACCTACACCGTGGTGCTAAATTCTCAGCCCACCGCCAACGTCACCATCGCCATCGGCAACGACGGCCAAAGCAGCACCGCCCCCGCCAGCCTCACCTTCACCGCCGCCAACTGGAACGTGGCCCAAACCGTGACGGTGACTGCCGTGGATGATGCGGTGGCCGAAGGCAATCACAGCAGCACCCTCACCCACACCGCCACCAGCGCGGATACGTTCTACAACGGGATTGCCATTGATGCCGTCACCGCTGCCATCACCGACAACGATGCGGCGGGCGTTTCCGTCGTCCAAAGCGGCGGCAGCACCGTCATCTCCGAGGGCGGCGCAACGGATACCTACACCGTGGTGCTGACCTCCCAACCCACCAGCGATGTCCTGATCCTGATCGGCAACGACGGCCAAGCCAGCACGGATGCCACCAGCCTTAACTTCACTACCGCCAACTGGAACGTGGCCCAAACCGTGACCGTATCCGCCGTGGATGACGCCACCACCGAAGGCAACCACACGGGCCTCCTGACCCACATCGCCAAAAGTGCGGATGGGTTCTACAACGGCCTCGCCATTAACACCGTCACCGCCTTCATCACCGACAACGACACCCCACCCACCACCGGGAATGCCAGCGTTACCCTGAATGAAGACGCCGTGTTTGTCTTCAACAGCGGCCTGTTCCCCTTCGCCGATGCCGATGCCGGAGATACGCTGCAAAGCCTTCGCATTACCCAACGGCCCGCCCTGGGCCAACTGTTCCTCGATGCCAACCGCAACGGCGTGCAAAACCTGGGTGAAGCCATCACCGCCAACCAAACGATTGCCCTAGCCGACCTCAGCCGCCTGACCTTCAAACCCGCCGCCAACGCCAACGGTAGAGCCTACGCCAGCTTCCAGTTCCAGGTCAGCGATGGTAGCCTCTTTAGCACCGCACCGGGCACCATGACCCTCAACGTCACCCCCGTCAACGATGCGCCCACGGGCACCGTCACCCTCAGCGGCACCGCCACCCAAGGCCAAACCCTCACCGCCGCCACCCCCACCCTCGCCGATGCCGATGGCCTGGGCCGCTTGAGCTATCAGTGGGAGCAATCCCGCGACGGCACCACCTGGAGCCCCCTCACCGGAGCCACGGCCAGCACCCTGCGGCTGACCCAAGCCCAGGTGGGGCAACGGCTGCGGGCAAAGGTGAGCTACACCGATGGCGGCAACACCCGCGAAACCGTTACCAGCGCCGCCACCCGCAACGTCGTGAACGTCAACGATGCCCCCACGGGTCGCGTCACCATCACGGGCACCGCCACCCAGGGCCAAACCCTCACCGCCAGCAACACCCTGGCGGATGTGGACGGCCTTGGCCCCATCACCTACCAATGGCGGGCCAACGGCACCAACATCACCGGAGCGACAGGTAGCACCCTGCGCCTCACCCAAGCCCAAGTGGGCAAGGCCATCACCGTTGCCGCCCGCTACACCGACCGTCTGGGCACCGCTGAAACCGTAGTCAGCACCGCCACCCGCAACGTCGTCAACGTCAACGATGCCCCCACAGGCCGCGTCACCATCAGCGGCACCGCCACCCAAGGCCAAACCCTCACCGCCAGCAACACCCTGGCGGATATCGACGGCCTCGGCCCCATCACCTACCAATGGCGGGCCAACGGCACCAACATCGCCGGAGCCACAGCCAGCACCTTGCGCCTCACCCAGGCCCAAGTGGGCAAAGCCATCACCGTCGCCGCCCGCTACACCGACCGTCTGGGCACAGCGGAAGCCGTAGTCAGCACCGCCACCCGCAACGTCGTGAACGTGAATGACCTCCCCACAGGCACCGTCACCATCACAGGCACCGCCACCCAAGGCCAAACCCTCACCGCCAGCAACACCCTGGCAGATATCGACGGCCTTGGCCCCATCACCTACCAATGGCGGGCCAACGGCACGAACATCGCCGGAGCCACTAGCGGCACCTTCCGGCTGACCCAGGCCCAGGTCGGCAAAGCCATCACCGTCGCCGCCCGCTACACCGACCGTCTGGGCACCGCCGAAACCGTAGTCAGCGCCGCTACCCGCAACGTCGTCAACGTGAATGACGCCCCCACGGGCACCGTCATCATCAGCGGCACCGCCACCCAGGGCCAAACCCTCACCGCCAGCAACACCCTGGCCGATGTGGACGGCCTCGGCCCCATCACCTACCAATGGCGGGCCGATGGCACCAATATCACCGGAGCCACGGGGAACACCCTAGCCTTGACCCAGGCCCAAGTGGGCAAGGCCATCAGCGTTGTGGCCCGCTATACCGATGGCTTTGGAACCCCCGAAGCCGTCGCCAGCGCCCCCACTGCCCCCGTCAACCGTCCGCTGCCCACCGCCCAGGTCACAACCTTGCCCAACCGGGTGCTCTCGGTGACGGGCAACACCCCCACCCTCACCCTGGCCTTTGATGTGTCGCGAGAAGCCCGCCTTACCAGCACCGTGGGTTTCTACACCGTGCTAGACACCCAGGGTCGGGTGCGCGATCCCCTCACCGGAAACGCCCTCCTTCCCGGCGCAGCGGGCTATCAACGGGCTGCGCTGGCCAACCGAGTGGTGAGCAACTTGGCCAGCCAAAACGGCCAGACCTCCTCCTACACCGCCACCGTGGCCTCCAACCAACTGCTGAGCAGTTTCTTGGTGGTCGGGGGCTCGGTAGCGGCCCTGCTGGACAGCAACCCCAACAACGACCCTAGGATGTTCTTCAACTACAGAGCTGCCAACGGCGACCGCCAAGACCATGTGCGTTTGCTGGGGCCAAATACCCTTGGCTTTGAAGACACCTTCGGCGGCGGCGACCGCGACTTCAATGACGTAATTGTGAGGACAACGCTGGCCTAGGGCACCGCCCATCAACGGCATTCTCCCAGGGGGATCAGGCCGTTGAGCCTTCCTAGCGCTTCTCTCCTTGGGGAAGCGGGGCTGGGGGTGAGGGCGACTCCGCCTTAGCTCTCGTAGATGGGCAAACGGACTCGGAAGGTGGTGCCTCGGTCGGGCTGGCTGCTGACAACGATGGTACCCCCACACAGCATGAGCAACTGCTGAACGATGGACAGCCCCAGTCCGGCTCCTTCGGTGGCATCGTTGGGCAGGTTGCGCCCTCGGTAGAAGTAGTCAAACACGCGGGGTAGGTCATTGGCGGCGATGCCAATCCCGGTATCCCGAATTTCCAGCTCCACGGTTTCCTCGGCAAGGCGGGCCGTCACCCAGACTGCGCTGCCGCTGGGGGTGTATTTGATGCTGTTGCTCAGCAGATGGATGACAATTTGCCGCAGCCACACCTCTGGGCAGGCCACCTTGGGCAGGCTATTGGGGATGGTGTAGGCCAGCATCACGCCCTTTTCCTCGGCGAGGGGTTGGTAGGTGCTGACGACGGGGGGAACGGTTTCGTCTAGGCGAACGGGGACGAGCTGGATTTGGCTGGCGCTAGTTTCAATTTGCAGCAGGTTTAGAACGCCGCTAATTAGCGCACTCTGGCGGTCACATTCATGGCTGATCATCTCCATGTAGCGCTGCCGCTGGGGGGGCTTCAACTGAGACGAATCGAGCAGGGTAAGGGCCGTTTTGATGGTGGTTAGCGGGGTACGCAATTCTTGCCCCACGGTGTTGAGGAATTCGTCTTTCAAACGCAGGGTGTTAATCAGTACCTCGTTTTGAGAGGACAGAGAGGACATATCCAACGCCTGCTGACGATAGACCACCATGGCCTGTCGCAGGTGCTCTTGCAGCCGCAGTTGCCACAGCAGCCACCGATCTACCAAGGTCAAAAAATCGGGGCTGGCAGGATCGACGGGCGGGCAATACTGATCCCAGTGCCACACCAAATCCGTCAGGGTGGGATGGGTGGAGGCGCTAGCTTCTACCACGGGCTGGATCAGCGCTTGTAGCTCCTGAATTAACACCGGGTGGACGGAGGCACAGACCGAGAGGTAGATAGACCGCTGGGCGGTGCCTGGATCGTGGAGCAACACCTGGGGGTGCCGCTCTACCGGGCCTAGGCCATCTTCCTCGCCATGGGCTTCTAGATCGTGATCTTCACCGAGGGCCGAGGGAGCCAACCGCTGGAGGCGATGGGCCACCACCAGCGCCGCAAAGGTTGGGGCCTGCACTAAGACAAAGTAATCCCCTCGCCAGCACTGATCGTCGGGTAGGGCAATGGGGATTTCGGTGGCCTGGGGCGTTTTGGCGTCTGGACGTGGCCCTGGGGGTTCCGGCAAATCTGCGGCGATGGCGTCGATCTCCGTTGCGCGCACAAA contains:
- a CDS encoding sensor histidine kinase, whose amino-acid sequence is MPLPSPSPASLQQWLQASAAQPDCIQIKAKGLKTILRSMAEFLETYQVQANLFVKLPRGAVWQEDLRRYSQTLDSHHHLFQFVRATEIDAIAADLPEPPGPRPDAKTPQATEIPIALPDDQCWRGDYFVLVQAPTFAALVVAHRLQRLAPSALGEDHDLEAHGEEDGLGPVERHPQVLLHDPGTAQRSIYLSVCASVHPVLIQELQALIQPVVEASASTHPTLTDLVWHWDQYCPPVDPASPDFLTLVDRWLLWQLRLQEHLRQAMVVYRQQALDMSSLSSQNEVLINTLRLKDEFLNTVGQELRTPLTTIKTALTLLDSSQLKPPQRQRYMEMISHECDRQSALISGVLNLLQIETSASQIQLVPVRLDETVPPVVSTYQPLAEEKGVMLAYTIPNSLPKVACPEVWLRQIVIHLLSNSIKYTPSGSAVWVTARLAEETVELEIRDTGIGIAANDLPRVFDYFYRGRNLPNDATEGAGLGLSIVQQLLMLCGGTIVVSSQPDRGTTFRVRLPIYES